A DNA window from Buttiauxella agrestis contains the following coding sequences:
- a CDS encoding FadR/GntR family transcriptional regulator gives MQFTTIATTQRGLDGLIASDIARKILSGQLLPGDILPSEVELCEQLGVSRTALREALKLVSSKGMLESRPKVGTRVRPRNNWNILDVQLLEWMNGMEGTLEMYHQFLEFRRVIEPHATRLAALNATSEQRIELSRVHEEMCAVAKDFDPDRWVDVDTRFHRAIFLASGNCFYAPFGNVLTTVFKWFISHSSKEGGMCLEDHHRIYRAIMIGDGDAAFEASLALMMASKHRL, from the coding sequence ATGCAATTCACAACCATTGCTACTACGCAACGCGGTCTGGATGGACTTATTGCCAGCGACATCGCCCGCAAGATTCTTTCCGGGCAACTTTTGCCGGGGGATATTTTGCCCAGCGAAGTGGAGCTTTGCGAGCAGCTCGGTGTGAGCCGCACGGCATTGCGTGAGGCGCTCAAACTAGTGTCATCGAAAGGGATGCTTGAGTCTCGCCCGAAAGTGGGAACTCGTGTTCGTCCGCGTAATAACTGGAACATCCTGGATGTTCAGTTGCTCGAATGGATGAACGGCATGGAAGGCACGCTGGAGATGTATCACCAGTTTCTCGAGTTCCGCCGCGTTATTGAGCCGCATGCGACACGCCTTGCCGCTTTGAATGCCACCAGCGAGCAGCGTATTGAGCTTTCTCGAGTACATGAAGAAATGTGCGCCGTGGCGAAGGACTTCGATCCCGATCGTTGGGTCGATGTGGACACGCGCTTCCACCGTGCGATTTTCCTGGCGTCCGGAAACTGCTTTTATGCCCCGTTTGGTAATGTGCTAACCACCGTGTTTAAGTGGTTTATTAGCCATTCGTCAAAAGAGGGCGGCATGTGTCTGGAAGACCATCACCGCATCTATCGCGCGATTATGATTGGCGACGGTGACGCCGCCTTTGAAGCCTCTTTAGCGTTGATGATGGCAAGTAAACATCGCTTATAA
- the cysH gene encoding phosphoadenosine phosphosulfate reductase, with protein MAALDLKALNELPKVERVMALAEVNSQLEKLTAQQRVTWSLENLPGEFVLSSSFGIQAAVSLHLVTQQFPDIPVILTDTGYLFPETYQFIDELTDKLKLNLKVYSAKESAAWQEARYGKLWEQGVEGIEKYNDINKVEPMNRALRELNGQTWFAGLRREQSGSRANLPVLAIQREVFKILPIIDWDNRQVYQYLTANGLKYHPLWDQGYLSVGDTHTTRKWEEGMAEEETRFFGLKRECGLHE; from the coding sequence ATGGCCGCACTCGATTTAAAAGCGCTGAATGAATTGCCAAAAGTTGAGCGTGTGATGGCGCTGGCCGAGGTCAACAGCCAGCTAGAAAAACTCACGGCGCAGCAGCGTGTTACCTGGTCGCTGGAGAATCTGCCGGGCGAGTTTGTGCTCTCCTCTAGCTTTGGTATTCAGGCGGCGGTGAGTCTGCATCTGGTCACTCAGCAGTTTCCGGATATTCCGGTTATCCTCACCGATACCGGCTATCTGTTCCCGGAAACTTACCAGTTTATTGATGAGCTGACCGACAAGCTGAAGCTGAACCTGAAAGTCTACAGCGCGAAGGAAAGTGCGGCGTGGCAAGAAGCGCGTTACGGCAAATTGTGGGAGCAGGGCGTTGAAGGCATTGAGAAATACAATGACATCAACAAAGTGGAGCCGATGAACCGTGCGCTGCGTGAGCTAAACGGGCAAACCTGGTTTGCTGGCCTGCGCCGCGAGCAATCGGGCAGTCGTGCAAACTTACCGGTGCTGGCGATTCAACGCGAAGTATTTAAAATTCTGCCGATTATCGACTGGGATAACCGCCAGGTTTACCAGTACCTCACCGCCAACGGTTTGAAATATCACCCGTTGTGGGATCAAGGCTATCTTTCAGTAGGCGACACCCACACTACGCGGAAATGGGAAGAAGGTATGGCAGAAGAGGAAACTCGCTTCTTCGGTCTGAAACGTGAGTGCGGCTTGCACGAGTAA
- a CDS encoding SDR family NAD(P)-dependent oxidoreductase, translating to MFSDLRNKRVLVTGASAGVGLAAAEAFLRCGAKVGINGRRSAQEMEPQLARLRTLGGEVCYFPADLSQSGACQQLVSAFVEQFGGLDVLINNAGGLGGRAGLESIDDEFYDRIMDLNARSALMMTKYAIPHLRESAKISGETASVISTGSIAGREGGGIGAGIYAASKAWLHDIHRNWVKEFTKDHIRFNIVSPGTIDTAFHEDKPQELRDKIAGSIAMGRFGRSEEVAPSFLFFASHKMSGYITGQILDVNGGQMAP from the coding sequence ATGTTTTCTGATTTACGGAATAAACGTGTATTAGTGACTGGCGCTTCGGCAGGCGTGGGTTTGGCTGCGGCAGAGGCATTTTTACGCTGCGGCGCAAAAGTGGGTATTAATGGCCGCCGTTCAGCGCAGGAGATGGAACCGCAGCTTGCCAGGCTTCGCACTTTAGGTGGCGAAGTTTGCTATTTCCCGGCGGACTTATCCCAGTCAGGTGCCTGTCAGCAACTGGTTAGCGCTTTTGTCGAACAATTTGGTGGCCTCGATGTGCTTATCAATAACGCCGGGGGTTTAGGCGGGCGCGCAGGCCTTGAGAGCATCGACGATGAATTCTATGACCGCATCATGGACTTGAACGCGCGCTCGGCATTAATGATGACCAAATATGCGATTCCCCACCTGCGCGAATCGGCAAAAATCAGCGGTGAAACCGCCTCGGTCATCAGCACCGGTTCGATTGCAGGGCGCGAAGGCGGCGGCATTGGTGCAGGAATTTACGCAGCGTCAAAAGCCTGGTTGCACGATATTCATCGCAACTGGGTGAAAGAGTTCACCAAAGATCATATCCGCTTCAATATTGTCTCGCCGGGCACCATTGATACCGCGTTCCATGAGGATAAACCGCAGGAGTTGCGTGACAAGATTGCCGGGTCGATTGCGATGGGGCGCTTTGGGCGCAGTGAAGAGGTGGCTCCGAGCTTCCTGTTCTTTGCATCTCATAAAATGAGCGGCTACATTACCGGCCAGATTTTAGATGTAAATGGCGGCCAGATGGCCCCTTAA
- a CDS encoding sodium:solute symporter family transporter, which produces MVLISFIFKKMASKSSSDYFRGGGRMLWWMVGATAFMTQFSAWTFTGAAGKAFSDGFMVAAIFLGNTIAYGISWLWFAKRFRQVRVDTATEVIRHRFGSQNEHFFTWVIIPLSILSGAVMMNALAIFVSTVFNWDLSVTIWVTGIVVLMISLLSGAWGVVASDFVQTLIVAVISVACAIVALVNVGGPVNMVTHFPSGFIMGPNMNYGVVILGSVIFFIVKQLQNINNMQDSYRFLNAKDSKNAQKAAFFAMILMAVGTLIWFIPPWVSASLYPDATAQYAALGNKASDTIYLSFVERAMPAGTVGLLVAGLFAATMSTMDPALNRNSGIFVRSFWVPVVCRNKKISDRAELFAGKMFCIVNGLLVIIVSLFFSHLEGMSLFDLMMSVSTLAQAPLLVPLFFGMFIKRTPSWAAWGTVVFGIFVSWLCMDVLTSKALGQLLGIEFTKRELSEINVIINIVAHLVLTGGFFICTKLFYRETSYSAKEQQQIETFFKNIETEVVEDSQQSEFDRLQREKIGFITMLMSGGMVLMVLIPNPLWGRLLFLGCAAAIFLVGYLLRLSCRVVQESPQQAKHTL; this is translated from the coding sequence ATGGTGTTGATCAGTTTTATATTTAAAAAAATGGCCAGTAAATCCTCCAGTGATTATTTCCGTGGAGGCGGTCGCATGTTGTGGTGGATGGTGGGGGCGACGGCGTTTATGACGCAGTTTAGCGCCTGGACATTTACCGGAGCCGCCGGGAAAGCGTTTAGTGATGGCTTTATGGTGGCAGCCATATTCCTTGGAAATACCATCGCATACGGAATTTCCTGGCTATGGTTTGCTAAACGTTTCCGCCAGGTGCGCGTTGATACGGCTACTGAAGTGATTCGTCATCGCTTTGGTTCGCAGAATGAACACTTCTTCACATGGGTGATCATCCCACTGAGTATTCTGAGCGGCGCGGTAATGATGAACGCGCTGGCGATATTTGTTAGCACCGTTTTTAACTGGGATCTTTCGGTCACGATTTGGGTAACCGGTATTGTGGTATTAATGATCTCATTATTAAGCGGAGCCTGGGGCGTTGTTGCTTCTGACTTTGTGCAAACATTAATTGTTGCGGTTATTTCTGTTGCCTGTGCCATTGTCGCATTGGTTAATGTTGGTGGGCCGGTAAATATGGTCACTCACTTCCCTTCGGGCTTTATTATGGGGCCGAATATGAACTATGGAGTGGTGATATTAGGCTCGGTTATCTTCTTTATTGTAAAACAGCTTCAGAATATAAATAACATGCAGGACTCTTACCGTTTCCTGAATGCCAAAGACTCAAAGAATGCCCAAAAGGCGGCTTTCTTTGCCATGATATTAATGGCCGTGGGGACGCTGATTTGGTTTATTCCGCCGTGGGTTTCTGCAAGCCTTTATCCAGATGCCACTGCGCAATATGCCGCACTCGGCAACAAAGCCTCGGACACTATTTATTTGAGCTTTGTTGAACGAGCGATGCCTGCGGGAACCGTTGGTTTGCTGGTCGCGGGTTTATTTGCCGCAACCATGTCAACCATGGACCCGGCTTTGAACCGTAACAGCGGTATTTTCGTGCGCAGCTTCTGGGTGCCGGTGGTTTGCCGTAATAAAAAGATCAGTGACCGTGCGGAGCTGTTTGCCGGGAAAATGTTCTGTATTGTGAATGGCTTGCTGGTGATTATTGTTTCGCTGTTCTTCAGTCATCTTGAAGGCATGAGTTTGTTTGACCTGATGATGTCGGTTTCAACACTTGCTCAGGCTCCGCTGCTGGTGCCGCTGTTCTTCGGCATGTTTATCAAGCGCACGCCGAGCTGGGCGGCGTGGGGAACGGTGGTATTCGGTATCTTCGTATCGTGGCTGTGTATGGATGTACTGACCTCGAAAGCGCTCGGCCAGTTGCTGGGAATTGAGTTTACCAAACGCGAACTGAGCGAAATCAACGTCATCATTAACATCGTTGCGCATTTGGTGCTCACAGGAGGGTTCTTTATCTGCACCAAATTGTTCTATCGTGAAACGTCATATTCCGCGAAAGAGCAGCAGCAGATTGAAACCTTCTTCAAGAACATCGAAACCGAAGTGGTGGAAGACTCTCAGCAGAGTGAGTTTGATCGCCTGCAACGTGAAAAGATCGGCTTTATCACGATGTTGATGAGCGGCGGTATGGTGCTGATGGTGTTGATTCCAAACCCGTTGTGGGGACGATTGCTGTTCCTGGGTTGTGCGGCGGCGATATTCCTCGTGGGGTATTTGCTGCGCCTGAGTTGCCGGGTTGTGCAGGAATCCCCGCAACAAGCGAAACATACGCTCTGA
- the manD gene encoding D-mannonate dehydratase ManD, whose translation MKIERIKVLVSRPGRNFVTVKIETDEGIYGVGDATLNGREMAVAAYLEEHIAPCLIGKDPRNIEDIWQYLYRGAYWRKGPVTMTAIGAVDMALWDILGKHAGLPVWQLLGGKSRQGVTVYVHANGESIDEVLDNTANFIEQGYKAIRLQCAIPSTKGTYGTLEGKKNYYELQGNRPLPPEQPWSTRKYMNFIPELFKAARERFGYGIDLLHDVHSRLTPIEAARLGKLLEPYDLLFLEDTVTAENPAGYQIIRQHTTTPLAVGEIFNTIWDAKELIETQSIDYIRTAVSHGGGITPMRKLSAFADLYHVRMAPHGAPDLSPISTMAHLHLNSWAPNFGIQEFVGFGTPELNSIFKYELPLKDGMLLVSDKPGLGIDIDEAAMGNYPYVRSYLPVSRLEDGTLWNW comes from the coding sequence ATGAAGATCGAACGTATAAAAGTGCTGGTGAGTCGGCCTGGACGAAATTTTGTTACGGTAAAAATTGAAACGGACGAAGGGATTTATGGTGTGGGTGATGCCACATTGAATGGCAGGGAAATGGCCGTCGCAGCGTATCTGGAAGAGCATATTGCTCCGTGTCTTATCGGCAAAGATCCGCGCAATATTGAAGATATCTGGCAGTACCTTTATCGCGGGGCGTACTGGCGCAAGGGGCCTGTGACGATGACGGCGATCGGCGCAGTCGATATGGCGTTGTGGGATATTCTGGGCAAACACGCGGGGCTGCCGGTCTGGCAACTGCTGGGTGGGAAAAGCCGCCAGGGTGTGACGGTGTATGTTCATGCCAACGGCGAAAGCATCGATGAAGTGCTGGATAACACAGCGAATTTTATTGAACAAGGCTATAAAGCTATTCGTCTGCAATGCGCCATTCCTTCCACTAAAGGCACTTATGGCACGCTGGAAGGGAAGAAAAATTACTACGAGTTGCAGGGTAATCGCCCGTTACCGCCGGAGCAGCCGTGGTCTACGCGCAAATATATGAATTTTATACCCGAGTTGTTTAAAGCAGCTCGCGAGCGTTTCGGCTATGGCATTGATCTGTTGCATGACGTTCATAGCCGTCTGACGCCAATAGAAGCGGCGCGCCTCGGGAAACTGCTCGAGCCATATGACTTACTGTTTTTAGAAGATACCGTCACGGCAGAAAACCCGGCGGGCTATCAAATTATTCGCCAGCACACCACGACGCCGCTGGCAGTGGGTGAAATATTTAATACTATCTGGGATGCAAAAGAGTTAATCGAAACGCAATCGATAGATTATATCCGCACCGCAGTTTCTCATGGTGGCGGAATAACACCGATGCGTAAACTCAGTGCTTTTGCTGACCTTTATCACGTGCGCATGGCACCGCACGGTGCACCGGATTTATCACCTATATCCACAATGGCTCATTTGCACCTTAATAGTTGGGCACCTAATTTTGGTATCCAGGAATTTGTTGGTTTTGGCACTCCAGAATTAAACAGCATCTTTAAATACGAACTGCCCCTCAAGGATGGAATGCTATTAGTTTCTGATAAACCAGGTTTGGGAATAGATATAGATGAAGCCGCCATGGGGAATTACCCCTATGTCAGATCTTATCTTCCTGTTAGCCGCCTCGAAGACGGAACGCTCTGGAACTGGTAA
- the cysI gene encoding assimilatory sulfite reductase (NADPH) hemoprotein subunit has product MSEKHPGPLVVEGKLSDAERLKRESNYLRGTIKEDLQDGLTGGFRGDNFLLIRFHGMYQQDDRDIRAERAEQKLEPRHAMMLRCRLPGGIITTEQWRAIDKFAEDKTIYGSIRLTNRQTFQFHGILKKNVKPAHEMLHEVGLDALATANDVNRNVLCTSNPVESELHQEAYEWAKKLSEHLLPRTRAYAEIWWDQEKVATTDEEPILGETYLPRKFKTTVVVPPQNDVDLHANDMNFIAIAKDGKLVGFNLLVGGGLSIEHGNKATYARTASEFGYIPLEHTLAVAEAVVTTQRDWGNRTDRKNAKTKYTLERVGVDVFKAEVERRAGITFEPIRPYEFTGRGDRIGWVKGIDDKWHLTLFIENGRILDYPGRPLKTGLMEIAKIHKGDFRLTANQNLIVAGVPASEKAAIEKIAKESGLMNAVKPQRENSMACVSFPTCPLAMAEAERFLPQFVTKVEEVLEKHHVPDEHIVTRVTGCPNGCGRALLAEIGLVGKAPGRYNLHIGGNRIGTRIPRMYRENITEPEILASIDELVGRWSKEREADEGFGDFTIRAGIIRPVLDPARDLWD; this is encoded by the coding sequence ATGAGCGAAAAACACCCAGGACCATTAGTGGTCGAAGGCAAATTGAGCGATGCCGAGCGCCTGAAACGCGAAAGCAATTACCTGCGCGGCACCATTAAAGAAGATTTGCAGGACGGGCTGACCGGCGGCTTCAGAGGCGACAACTTCCTGCTCATTCGCTTCCACGGTATGTATCAGCAAGATGACCGCGATATTCGTGCAGAACGTGCGGAGCAAAAGCTTGAGCCACGCCACGCCATGATGCTGCGCTGCCGTCTGCCGGGCGGGATTATTACCACCGAACAGTGGCGTGCGATTGATAAATTTGCCGAAGATAAAACCATTTACGGCAGCATTCGTCTGACCAACCGTCAGACTTTCCAGTTTCACGGCATTCTGAAAAAGAACGTGAAACCGGCTCACGAAATGCTGCATGAAGTCGGGCTGGACGCGCTGGCTACCGCCAACGACGTCAACCGTAACGTGCTCTGTACGTCTAACCCGGTGGAGTCTGAACTGCACCAGGAAGCGTACGAATGGGCGAAAAAACTCTCTGAGCATTTGCTGCCACGCACTCGTGCTTACGCTGAGATCTGGTGGGATCAAGAGAAAGTCGCGACCACTGACGAAGAGCCGATCCTCGGTGAAACGTACCTGCCGCGTAAGTTCAAAACCACGGTCGTGGTGCCGCCGCAGAACGATGTCGATCTTCATGCCAACGACATGAACTTCATCGCGATCGCCAAAGACGGCAAACTGGTGGGCTTCAACCTGCTGGTGGGCGGTGGCTTGTCAATTGAACACGGTAATAAAGCGACTTATGCACGTACTGCGAGCGAGTTTGGTTACATTCCGCTTGAGCACACGCTGGCCGTTGCCGAAGCCGTTGTCACTACACAACGCGACTGGGGCAACCGTACCGACCGTAAAAATGCCAAAACCAAATACACTCTTGAACGCGTCGGCGTTGACGTGTTTAAAGCCGAAGTTGAACGTCGCGCAGGCATTACGTTCGAGCCGATTCGCCCGTATGAATTTACCGGGCGTGGCGATCGTATTGGCTGGGTAAAAGGTATCGACGACAAATGGCACCTGACGCTGTTTATCGAAAATGGCCGCATCCTGGATTATCCGGGTCGCCCATTGAAAACCGGCTTGATGGAGATCGCGAAGATCCACAAAGGCGATTTCCGCCTGACCGCCAACCAGAACCTGATCGTGGCGGGCGTTCCGGCAAGCGAGAAAGCGGCAATCGAGAAAATTGCCAAAGAAAGTGGCCTGATGAACGCGGTGAAACCACAGCGTGAAAACTCGATGGCCTGCGTATCCTTCCCGACTTGTCCGCTGGCGATGGCAGAAGCTGAACGCTTCCTGCCGCAGTTTGTGACTAAAGTAGAAGAAGTGCTGGAGAAACACCACGTGCCGGATGAACACATCGTCACGCGTGTTACCGGCTGCCCGAACGGCTGTGGCCGCGCGTTACTGGCTGAAATCGGCCTGGTAGGGAAAGCGCCAGGGCGTTACAACCTGCATATCGGTGGCAACCGTATCGGCACACGTATCCCGCGCATGTACCGCGAAAATATCACCGAACCGGAAATTCTGGCCTCTATTGATGAACTGGTGGGGCGCTGGTCGAAAGAGCGCGAAGCTGACGAAGGCTTTGGCGATTTCACCATCCGTGCGGGGATTATTCGCCCGGTGTTAGATCCGGCTCGGGACTTGTGGGACTAG
- the cysJ gene encoding NADPH-dependent assimilatory sulfite reductase flavoprotein subunit: MTTQAPPTALLPLTPEQLARLQAATTDFSQTQLAWLSGYFWGMINQQPGAVTTAQAPAAQIPVITLISASQTGNARRVSEQLRDDLLAAKLNVNLVNAGDYKFKQIAQEKLLIVVTSTQGEGEPPEEAVALHKFLFSKKAPKLPDTAFAVFSLGDTSYEFFCQSGKDFDTKLAELGGERLLDRVDTDVEFQPAAAQWRAKIVEVLKSRVPAETPAQAAVTATGVVNEVFSSPYTKEAPLAASLTVNQKITGRDSEKDVRHFEIDLGDSGLRYQPGDALGVWYQNDPALVKELVELLWLKGDESVTIDGKTLPLSEALEWHFELTINTVNIVEKYAQVTRNAALLDLVGDKTKLQHFAQNTPIADMVRYAPAELTAEQLIDLLRPLTPRLYSIASSQAEAESEVHITVGVVRYDIEGRARTGGASGFLADRLEEDGEVRVFIEHNDNFRLPANPETPVIMIGPGTGIAPFRAFMQQRENDGASGKNWLFFGNPHFTDDFLYQVEWQRYVKDGLLTNISLAWSRDQEHKIYVQDKLREKGAELWNWINEGAHIYVCGDANRMAKDVELALLEVVAEFGGMDLETADEFLSELRVERRYQRDVY, encoded by the coding sequence ATGACGACTCAGGCCCCACCGACCGCTTTGCTGCCGCTGACACCGGAGCAACTGGCACGCCTCCAGGCGGCGACAACCGATTTTTCGCAGACTCAACTGGCCTGGTTATCGGGCTATTTCTGGGGAATGATTAATCAACAACCGGGTGCTGTTACCACCGCTCAGGCACCTGCGGCGCAAATTCCGGTGATTACGTTGATTTCTGCATCCCAAACCGGTAACGCACGTCGCGTGAGCGAACAATTACGCGACGATTTGCTGGCAGCAAAACTGAACGTCAATCTGGTTAACGCGGGCGACTACAAATTCAAACAAATTGCCCAGGAAAAACTGCTGATTGTTGTTACCTCAACCCAGGGTGAAGGTGAGCCGCCTGAAGAAGCGGTGGCGTTGCATAAATTCCTGTTCTCGAAAAAAGCACCAAAACTCCCGGATACGGCATTTGCCGTCTTTAGTCTGGGTGACACCTCTTATGAATTCTTCTGCCAGTCCGGTAAAGACTTTGATACCAAACTGGCGGAACTGGGCGGCGAACGCCTGCTTGACCGTGTCGATACCGATGTCGAATTCCAGCCAGCAGCCGCGCAGTGGCGGGCAAAAATTGTTGAAGTGCTGAAATCCCGTGTCCCGGCGGAAACTCCGGCGCAAGCAGCAGTGACAGCAACGGGCGTGGTCAACGAAGTTTTCTCAAGCCCTTACACTAAAGAAGCGCCACTGGCTGCATCGCTTACGGTTAACCAGAAAATCACCGGCCGCGATTCTGAAAAAGACGTGCGCCATTTCGAAATTGATTTGGGTGATTCCGGTCTGCGTTACCAGCCGGGCGATGCGCTGGGTGTCTGGTATCAAAACGATCCAGCCCTGGTGAAAGAGCTGGTCGAACTGTTATGGCTCAAAGGCGATGAAAGCGTCACCATCGATGGCAAAACGCTGCCGCTGAGTGAAGCGCTGGAATGGCATTTCGAGTTGACGATTAACACCGTCAATATCGTTGAGAAATATGCGCAGGTTACGCGCAATGCCGCATTGCTGGATTTGGTTGGCGATAAAACCAAGCTGCAACACTTTGCTCAGAACACGCCAATCGCGGATATGGTGCGTTACGCTCCGGCTGAATTAACCGCCGAGCAACTGATTGATTTATTGCGCCCGCTGACGCCGCGTCTGTACTCCATTGCTTCTTCTCAGGCAGAAGCGGAAAGCGAAGTGCACATTACGGTTGGCGTGGTGCGTTATGACATCGAAGGCCGTGCGCGCACTGGTGGTGCTTCTGGCTTCCTGGCTGACCGACTGGAAGAAGACGGTGAAGTGCGTGTGTTCATCGAACATAACGACAACTTCCGCCTGCCAGCCAACCCGGAAACCCCGGTGATTATGATTGGCCCAGGCACCGGTATCGCACCGTTCCGCGCCTTCATGCAGCAGCGTGAAAACGACGGGGCAAGCGGTAAGAACTGGCTGTTCTTCGGCAACCCGCACTTTACTGATGATTTCCTGTATCAGGTTGAATGGCAGCGCTACGTCAAAGACGGCCTGCTAACCAATATCAGTCTCGCCTGGTCGCGCGACCAGGAACATAAAATATACGTACAAGATAAACTGCGCGAAAAAGGCGCGGAACTGTGGAACTGGATTAACGAAGGTGCCCACATTTACGTCTGCGGCGATGCAAATCGCATGGCAAAAGACGTGGAGCTTGCATTACTGGAAGTGGTAGCCGAGTTCGGTGGCATGGACCTCGAAACGGCAGATGAATTTTTAAGTGAGCTGCGCGTTGAGCGCCGTTATCAGCGAGATGTCTACTAA
- a CDS encoding heparinase II/III domain-containing protein produces MSTWSPLFIDNDDAAALRAHLTRNTLLGETLRLQQQQVEQWLNAPLSVPGHGEGGGPEHTQHKLNYQMMNLAGRLWLITQDARYKERVIQILCVYADRYPQLGDAISHDTNPPGRLFHQTLNEHMFLLYAAEAWHCVKTESTPEQIQHIESNLLRLMAHDATHTHAATFDIVHNHGMWSVAAVAICGYVLGDDEWVLDSLYGLARDSETGGFFAQLNQLFSCDGYYIEGLYYQRFALRPLLLLAEAISRRQPELNIWEYNQRIIQRACYTLFALAFPDGTLPALNDASKAMDLRDEGAVIAVSLCWQHYGEDARLAELARWQSCVWPGLGALSLCEHLENSPAQPSPWPSQLVRDGKHGERGAIGVLRVRDNQQDDNMAQLYWGGHGNIAGMHSALNHGHFDGLHLSLFNRGREFLRDYGFGRWVNIEPKFGGRYIPENNSYCKQTVAHNTVVVDEGCQHNFDKNQAALHHGETHFFNTDNPHGQGMSARYDDGWPGVSQQRTVLLLNVPQCEKPLVLDLFSLSSSDNHQYDYCLHGRGQLINTSMPLNYATKWQPLGEQHGYQHLWDCARGVIPAGENGQLTWLDGESFYSATGALPQGGELIIAQTGAGDPQFNLRVEPAWLWRTHGDNMLFATAIESHGYFDEASETSRNARGQVKRIEVLEHEIAAQTKVAVYFVEGEALEICVDNRPGCGQFSVQPL; encoded by the coding sequence ATGTCCACCTGGTCCCCGCTATTTATTGATAACGACGATGCCGCAGCGCTACGCGCCCATTTGACGCGTAATACTCTGCTGGGTGAAACCCTGCGTCTCCAGCAACAGCAAGTTGAACAATGGCTGAATGCGCCGCTGTCGGTTCCCGGGCATGGGGAAGGTGGCGGGCCGGAACACACTCAGCACAAACTGAATTACCAGATGATGAATCTGGCGGGGCGTTTGTGGCTCATTACTCAGGATGCGCGTTACAAAGAACGGGTGATTCAGATTCTCTGCGTCTATGCCGATCGCTACCCGCAGTTGGGTGATGCCATCAGCCACGACACCAATCCGCCGGGGCGTTTATTCCACCAGACACTTAACGAACATATGTTTTTGCTGTATGCCGCTGAAGCCTGGCACTGTGTAAAAACTGAATCGACCCCAGAGCAAATCCAACATATTGAAAGCAATTTGCTACGTTTGATGGCGCACGACGCCACACATACTCATGCTGCAACCTTCGATATTGTGCATAACCATGGGATGTGGTCGGTCGCGGCCGTCGCGATTTGCGGGTATGTGCTAGGTGATGACGAATGGGTGCTGGATTCGCTGTATGGCCTGGCGCGAGATAGCGAAACTGGGGGTTTCTTCGCGCAGCTTAACCAACTCTTTTCATGCGACGGTTACTATATAGAAGGACTTTATTACCAGCGCTTTGCTCTGCGCCCTCTCCTCCTGCTCGCCGAAGCCATCTCTCGTCGCCAGCCGGAACTGAATATCTGGGAATATAACCAGCGTATTATTCAGCGCGCTTGCTACACCTTGTTTGCGCTGGCCTTCCCCGACGGTACGCTACCGGCTTTAAATGACGCCTCAAAAGCCATGGACTTGCGCGATGAAGGAGCCGTTATCGCCGTCAGCTTGTGCTGGCAGCATTATGGGGAGGATGCCCGTCTGGCTGAGTTGGCCCGTTGGCAATCCTGCGTTTGGCCGGGGCTTGGGGCTTTATCGCTTTGCGAGCACCTGGAAAACTCGCCAGCCCAGCCGTCACCCTGGCCAAGCCAGTTAGTTCGTGATGGCAAGCACGGTGAGCGTGGAGCCATCGGCGTGTTGCGTGTGCGAGATAATCAGCAAGATGACAATATGGCGCAGCTGTACTGGGGCGGTCACGGCAATATTGCCGGAATGCATTCGGCGTTAAACCACGGCCATTTCGACGGCTTGCACCTGAGCCTGTTTAATCGAGGTCGCGAGTTTTTACGTGATTACGGTTTCGGTCGCTGGGTCAATATCGAACCGAAATTTGGCGGGCGCTACATTCCCGAAAACAACAGCTACTGCAAACAAACCGTGGCCCACAACACGGTGGTGGTTGATGAAGGCTGCCAGCATAATTTCGATAAAAACCAGGCCGCCTTGCACCATGGCGAAACGCACTTCTTTAATACCGATAACCCGCATGGCCAGGGGATGAGTGCGCGCTATGACGACGGCTGGCCCGGCGTCAGTCAGCAGCGCACGGTGTTATTACTCAATGTGCCGCAGTGCGAAAAACCATTGGTGCTCGACCTATTCAGTCTAAGCAGCAGCGATAACCATCAGTATGATTATTGCCTGCACGGGCGCGGGCAGCTGATCAACACCTCTATGCCACTGAATTACGCTACAAAATGGCAGCCATTAGGCGAGCAACACGGCTATCAGCATTTATGGGATTGCGCTCGCGGAGTGATTCCGGCAGGTGAAAATGGGCAACTGACCTGGCTTGATGGCGAGTCTTTTTACAGCGCAACGGGCGCGTTACCCCAGGGCGGCGAGCTGATTATTGCTCAGACCGGTGCTGGCGATCCGCAGTTTAATTTACGTGTTGAACCAGCGTGGTTGTGGCGTACTCATGGCGACAACATGCTATTTGCCACCGCCATTGAAAGCCACGGCTATTTTGATGAAGCCAGCGAAACCTCGCGCAATGCGCGCGGGCAGGTAAAACGTATTGAAGTGCTGGAGCACGAGATTGCCGCCCAGACTAAAGTGGCGGTTTATTTTGTGGAAGGTGAAGCGCTGGAAATCTGCGTTGATAACCGCCCAGGATGTGGGCAGTTCTCGGTGCAGCCTTTATAA